The following proteins come from a genomic window of Flavobacterium crocinum:
- a CDS encoding sugar porter family MFS transporter, which yields MNKILIWSVTAALAGFLFGFDTVVISGADKQLQLLWHSSDAFHGSVVMAMALWGTVVGAIFGGIPTNKIGRKKTLFWIGILYFASAIGAAFANDPFVFAAFRFIGGLGVGASTIAAPAYVSEIAPADKRGRLVALYQFNIVLGILIAFISNYFLKDIGENAWRWMIGVQAIPSLIYILFILTIPESPRWLLSKNRDEEARRVLYNIDPSANISDLMDDSRENGVTKHENIFMKKYRFPLILAFLIAFFNQFSGINAFLYYAPRIFEEAGLGQNTALLSSIGIGVTNLIFTLIGVALIDKLGRKLLMYIGSVGYIISLGLVSASFYYNWGGLSVPIFLFLFIASHAIGQGAVIWVFISEIFPNHIRASGQAFGSSVHWVLAAIIPSLIPMLFSEIGPEVVFLIFTLMMVLQLLFVIFLMPETKGISLEALSETLTKKNNHKNEIKETSAVSSL from the coding sequence ATGAATAAGATATTGATTTGGTCTGTTACTGCTGCACTGGCAGGTTTTCTTTTCGGTTTTGATACCGTAGTTATTTCTGGAGCTGATAAACAATTACAGCTTCTGTGGCACTCGTCAGATGCCTTTCATGGTTCAGTTGTTATGGCAATGGCATTATGGGGAACTGTAGTTGGTGCAATCTTTGGAGGAATCCCAACAAATAAAATAGGACGTAAAAAAACGTTGTTCTGGATTGGGATTTTATATTTCGCTTCAGCAATTGGTGCCGCTTTCGCTAATGATCCGTTTGTTTTTGCTGCCTTTAGATTTATTGGAGGTTTAGGAGTTGGTGCTTCTACTATTGCTGCTCCGGCTTATGTATCAGAAATTGCTCCGGCAGACAAAAGAGGAAGATTGGTTGCTTTGTATCAGTTTAATATTGTATTAGGTATTTTAATTGCTTTTATCTCTAATTACTTTTTAAAAGATATTGGAGAAAATGCCTGGAGATGGATGATTGGGGTTCAGGCAATTCCTTCTCTTATCTATATTCTTTTTATTTTGACAATTCCAGAAAGTCCGAGATGGCTTTTGTCTAAAAATCGTGACGAAGAAGCTCGTAGGGTTCTATATAACATTGATCCGTCTGCAAATATTTCAGACTTGATGGACGATTCCCGTGAAAACGGTGTTACGAAACATGAAAATATTTTCATGAAGAAATACCGCTTTCCTTTGATTCTGGCTTTCTTAATTGCCTTTTTCAATCAGTTTTCAGGAATTAATGCATTTCTTTATTATGCGCCAAGAATTTTTGAAGAAGCCGGCTTAGGACAAAATACAGCCTTATTAAGCAGTATCGGAATTGGAGTTACAAATCTTATTTTCACCTTAATTGGTGTGGCATTAATTGACAAATTAGGAAGAAAGTTGTTAATGTACATTGGTTCTGTTGGATATATTATTTCACTCGGACTAGTATCGGCTTCTTTCTATTACAATTGGGGAGGTTTATCAGTTCCTATTTTCCTTTTCCTTTTCATTGCTTCACATGCAATTGGTCAGGGCGCGGTAATTTGGGTTTTTATTTCAGAAATTTTTCCAAATCATATTCGCGCATCTGGACAAGCATTTGGAAGTTCAGTACATTGGGTTTTGGCAGCGATTATTCCGTCTTTAATTCCGATGTTGTTTTCAGAAATCGGACCCGAAGTTGTATTCCTTATTTTTACATTGATGATGGTACTGCAGCTGTTGTTTGTAATTTTTCTGATGCCGGAAACAAAAGGAATCTCTTTAGAAGCTTTAAGCGAAACACTAACTAAAAAAAATAACCACAAAAATGAAATCAAAGAAACATCTGCCGTTAGCTCTTTATAG
- a CDS encoding SusC/RagA family TonB-linked outer membrane protein has protein sequence MKSKIIYFLFFFFPMLMMTAQENGIKGTVFSSDDGMPLPGATVIISGTNTSSVTDFDGNFSLPNVAPDAVLVVSFIGYAPQSISVKGQKTINITLKVDNNQLNEVVVTGYSKQKKTDITGAVAVVNMKEVMKQPEPNPIKALQGRIAGVKVSSDGSPSGGNTKVVIRGVGTLNNTDPLYVIDGMPTKSGMHELNPNDIETIQVLKDASSASIYGSRASNGVIIITTKKGKEGKMRINFSTYASFSDYSRKLDVLNANQFGQALWQANINDGLNPNNNNLRYQFDWSVNNNKPQLNKVLVPEYLDAEQTIKASNTDWYDAISQTGVANSYDLSVSNASDKGNYVFSLGYYGNEGVVKTTDFERISARMNSSYKYFDGKLVIGENFSLNRTNEVTDPGVLDPALRALPIIPVHTVDGIGWGGPVGGMNDRQNPVRLLEYNKDNNYDYLRLFGNAYADLEIIKNLHIKTSFGMDYGFYKKRTLQRSYKSGYLQNDQTSVTIDQSISDKWTWTNTAIYSLNFGKSNLNLMAGTEMYKDTYDTNTLRKNDFLIETPDYMYPDAGTGESFTSGTSTVYSLLSYFGKADYEFDNRYLVSATIRRDGSSRFGKNNQFGTFPAVSAGWRISNENFIKNSAPVFSDLKLRAGWGQTGNQEISNTAVYSLYLASYAGGSPTWATSYGTAYDIAGNGNGLLPSGFIATQSGNDDLKWETTTQTNIGLDFGLFKQKLSGSIDYYIKKTDDILVLPPYLGVIGEGGNRWVNGASMENKGWEFSLGYHDETSFGLKYDISGNISANKNKITKLPDEVKNNYGGDGLDDNILGRPINSMYGYVTDGLFTSQDQVDNSAIQEGKGLGRIRYKDLNGDGTITDKDRTWIGNPNPGLLYGINLNLSYKNFDFTTFWEGATDVDVINNTKYQTDFWSVDDVGSNKGTRLLNAWSLDNPNSTIPALTTVDRNAESRFSTYYVENGSYLKLRVLQFGYSLPKDLLKKLSMESFRFYISGQNLLIIDAKNFTGVDPENAGFGYPQPTTFTAGLNFTL, from the coding sequence ATGAAAAGTAAGATTATTTATTTTCTATTTTTCTTCTTTCCGATGCTGATGATGACGGCTCAGGAAAACGGAATAAAAGGAACGGTCTTTTCGTCTGATGACGGAATGCCGCTTCCTGGAGCGACAGTAATTATTTCAGGAACCAATACCAGTTCAGTAACTGACTTTGACGGAAATTTTTCCTTGCCGAATGTTGCTCCAGATGCTGTGCTTGTAGTTTCTTTTATAGGATATGCACCGCAATCGATTTCAGTTAAAGGGCAAAAAACAATCAATATAACACTAAAAGTCGACAACAATCAATTGAATGAAGTTGTTGTAACAGGATACTCTAAACAAAAGAAAACAGATATCACAGGCGCAGTTGCCGTTGTAAACATGAAGGAAGTCATGAAACAGCCAGAGCCAAACCCGATCAAAGCTTTACAAGGAAGAATTGCAGGAGTAAAAGTATCGTCGGATGGTTCGCCAAGTGGAGGAAATACAAAAGTGGTGATTCGTGGCGTGGGGACGCTGAACAATACAGATCCGCTTTATGTAATTGACGGAATGCCGACAAAATCCGGAATGCATGAATTAAACCCTAATGATATAGAAACGATTCAGGTTTTGAAAGATGCTTCTTCGGCAAGTATTTACGGTTCCCGAGCTTCAAACGGTGTCATTATCATTACAACCAAAAAAGGAAAAGAAGGTAAAATGAGAATCAATTTCAGTACCTATGCTTCCTTTTCTGATTATTCAAGAAAGCTAGATGTACTAAATGCAAACCAATTTGGGCAGGCGCTTTGGCAGGCCAATATCAACGACGGTTTAAATCCGAATAATAATAATTTACGCTATCAGTTTGACTGGTCGGTTAATAACAATAAACCGCAATTGAATAAAGTTTTAGTTCCGGAATATTTAGATGCAGAACAAACCATAAAAGCATCAAATACAGATTGGTACGATGCAATTTCTCAAACCGGAGTTGCCAATTCTTATGATTTGTCTGTTTCGAATGCTTCTGACAAAGGAAATTATGTTTTCTCTCTGGGTTATTATGGAAATGAAGGTGTTGTAAAAACGACTGATTTTGAAAGAATTTCTGCGAGAATGAACAGTTCTTATAAATATTTTGATGGTAAATTAGTTATCGGAGAAAACTTCAGTTTAAACCGTACCAACGAAGTGACAGATCCAGGTGTTTTAGATCCTGCACTTAGAGCTTTGCCAATTATTCCGGTGCATACTGTAGACGGAATAGGCTGGGGAGGACCGGTTGGAGGAATGAACGACAGACAAAATCCGGTTCGTCTCTTAGAATATAATAAAGACAATAATTACGATTATTTGCGTCTTTTTGGTAACGCTTACGCGGATTTGGAAATCATTAAAAACCTGCACATCAAAACCAGTTTCGGAATGGATTATGGTTTTTACAAAAAACGCACGTTACAAAGAAGCTATAAATCAGGTTATCTGCAAAATGATCAAACGTCTGTTACAATCGACCAATCGATCAGCGACAAATGGACTTGGACGAATACAGCAATTTATAGCTTAAACTTTGGAAAAAGCAATCTGAATTTGATGGCGGGAACGGAGATGTATAAAGACACTTACGATACAAATACATTACGTAAAAATGACTTTTTGATCGAAACGCCGGATTATATGTATCCAGATGCAGGAACGGGAGAATCTTTTACAAGCGGAACTTCGACTGTATATTCTTTGCTTTCTTATTTTGGAAAAGCAGATTACGAGTTTGATAATCGTTATTTGGTTTCGGCTACAATTCGTCGTGATGGTTCTTCTCGTTTTGGAAAAAACAATCAATTCGGAACATTCCCGGCAGTTTCAGCGGGATGGAGAATCAGCAATGAAAATTTCATTAAAAATAGTGCTCCTGTTTTTTCAGACTTAAAATTAAGAGCAGGATGGGGACAAACCGGAAATCAGGAAATCAGTAATACGGCTGTTTATTCGCTTTATCTAGCAAGTTATGCAGGCGGAAGTCCAACTTGGGCAACGTCTTACGGAACAGCTTACGATATTGCAGGAAACGGAAACGGATTACTTCCGTCTGGTTTTATCGCAACGCAATCAGGAAATGATGATTTGAAATGGGAAACGACTACACAAACCAATATTGGTTTGGACTTTGGTTTATTCAAACAAAAATTAAGCGGATCTATAGATTATTATATCAAGAAAACAGATGATATTTTGGTTTTGCCACCTTATTTAGGAGTTATTGGAGAAGGTGGAAATCGTTGGGTAAACGGAGCATCTATGGAAAATAAAGGTTGGGAATTTTCTTTAGGCTATCACGACGAAACTTCATTTGGATTGAAATATGATATTTCTGGAAACATTTCGGCAAACAAAAATAAGATTACAAAATTGCCGGATGAAGTAAAAAACAACTACGGAGGCGACGGATTGGATGATAATATTTTAGGACGTCCAATTAATTCGATGTACGGATATGTTACTGACGGATTATTTACAAGTCAGGATCAGGTTGATAATTCAGCTATTCAGGAAGGAAAAGGACTTGGAAGAATTCGTTACAAAGACTTAAATGGCGACGGAACAATTACGGATAAAGACCGCACGTGGATTGGAAATCCTAATCCGGGATTGTTGTACGGAATCAATTTAAACTTGTCTTATAAAAACTTTGATTTTACCACTTTTTGGGAAGGTGCAACTGACGTTGATGTGATTAACAACACAAAATATCAGACTGATTTTTGGAGTGTTGATGACGTAGGATCAAATAAAGGAACTCGTTTACTGAATGCTTGGTCTTTGGATAATCCAAATTCAACTATTCCGGCACTGACAACAGTTGACAGAAATGCGGAGTCAAGATTTTCAACTTATTATGTAGAAAACGGAAGTTATCTAAAACTGAGAGTTTTACAGTTTGGCTACAGTCTGCCAAAAGATTTACTGAAAAAACTAAGCATGGAAAGTTTCAGGTTTTATATCAGCGGTCAAAATTTATTGATTATTGATGCTAAAAACTTTACGGGAGTTGATCCGGAAAATGCAGGTTTTGGATATCCTCAGCCAACAACTTTTACGGCAGGTCTTAATTTTACTTTATAA
- a CDS encoding DUF1214 domain-containing protein, producing MKKSFLYLSMFLLLLSCKKEQKVIDNKNVSKAEALSDNDISDAYLYLLGRAFVLRQQRLDFEKEGFQWNKIQYRAPGGVNWANPNLDVVYMEAWIAVDENNYVILEIPKIEGRYYTWHMLNGWGETILNINERTFPQKPYGKYALCLKGSNPKIPGDALRVDLPVKTSRVLARLELGKNVQEAVILEKQFKVIESGKPQIRPFYKLAHFTNDKLPGAELFDDASGILNSEPDINKGMENVRAKVKEVEKLVKSGSEARTRVDQIIKQKSLKELAELIKTPGEKQNGWSHPVGIGNYGSNFKTRTVVNLGGIWANNLREAIYFIRTGNDGSAVYTQTFAKNELPQSKVKYFWSVICVDGKEFKVIPNPLKRYLLNNQSPLKFNNDGSLTIIYSPKKPQNLPESNWIPTPEGKKYNLTFRYYGPSQDIIDGSYSPPDLLKQQTSKIN from the coding sequence ATGAAAAAATCATTTCTATACCTCTCTATGTTTTTATTATTACTGTCTTGTAAAAAAGAACAAAAAGTAATTGATAATAAGAATGTATCTAAAGCTGAAGCATTATCAGATAATGATATTTCAGATGCCTATTTGTATCTGCTTGGGAGAGCATTTGTACTTAGACAACAGCGTCTTGATTTTGAAAAAGAAGGTTTTCAATGGAATAAAATTCAGTATCGCGCACCGGGTGGAGTTAACTGGGCGAATCCAAATTTGGACGTAGTCTATATGGAAGCCTGGATAGCGGTTGATGAGAATAATTATGTTATATTGGAAATTCCTAAAATTGAGGGACGTTATTACACCTGGCATATGCTAAATGGATGGGGAGAAACCATACTTAATATTAACGAGAGAACCTTTCCTCAAAAACCTTACGGTAAATATGCTTTATGCTTGAAAGGCAGTAATCCAAAAATACCGGGTGATGCACTTCGAGTTGATCTTCCCGTGAAAACATCGCGGGTTTTGGCGCGTTTGGAACTAGGTAAAAATGTTCAGGAGGCGGTAATTCTTGAAAAGCAGTTTAAAGTAATTGAAAGCGGTAAACCACAGATAAGGCCATTTTATAAGTTAGCTCACTTTACAAATGATAAATTGCCGGGAGCAGAACTATTTGATGACGCCAGTGGAATTTTAAACAGCGAGCCAGATATTAACAAAGGAATGGAAAATGTACGAGCTAAAGTTAAGGAGGTAGAAAAATTGGTAAAATCAGGAAGTGAAGCTAGAACCAGAGTGGATCAGATAATTAAACAGAAGTCATTAAAGGAGCTTGCTGAATTAATTAAAACGCCCGGAGAAAAACAAAATGGATGGTCGCATCCTGTTGGAATAGGAAATTATGGATCAAACTTTAAAACCCGAACCGTGGTTAATCTGGGAGGAATCTGGGCTAATAATTTACGAGAAGCCATTTACTTTATCAGAACAGGAAATGATGGAAGTGCAGTCTACACTCAGACTTTCGCTAAAAATGAGCTGCCTCAGTCCAAAGTAAAATATTTCTGGTCTGTGATCTGTGTTGACGGAAAAGAGTTTAAGGTGATTCCAAATCCTCTGAAAAGATATCTTTTAAATAATCAATCACCATTAAAATTCAATAATGACGGTTCACTGACTATTATTTATAGCCCTAAAAAACCTCAAAATTTGCCGGAATCCAACTGGATACCGACGCCTGAGGGTAAAAAATACAACCTAACTTTTAGATATTATGGACCATCGCAGGATATAATCGATGGCAGTTATTCTCCGCCGGATTTACTAAAGCAACAAACGTCAAAAATTAATTAA
- a CDS encoding glycoside hydrolase family 32 protein, translated as MKSKKHLPLALYSAALLSIVGLKPSSATAQTSAVTVSNTAEEQMYRPNFHFTPKKGWMNDPNGMFFANGYYHLFYQHYPDGNTWGPMHWGHAISKDLIKWEEQPIALYPDKDKYIFSGSAVVDTHNTSGLGTGKAAPIVAIYTLHDMTKEKAGKIDVEQQDIAFSNDNGFTWQKFEEGNPVVKNPGIRDFRDPKVSWDETHKQWIMALAAQDRIHFYKSANLKNWEFASEFGKNIGAHGGVWECPDFFEIKVEGTKETKWVLIVNLNPGGPNGGSGVQYFVGDFDGKTFTMDTTFAERVNNEKAVWADYGKDNYAGVTWNNVPTSDGRRLFIGWMSNWDYAQQVPTTTWRSSTTIPRELKLVKKGNHYNLVSTPVKEINNYVSKTIKTKSANGKGTLSLIENGKIDLTQAILSLDLKNLKQEDYTFTLSNTNGESLSFGLNNKENYLFVDRSKAGKIDFSDKFALPVSKAFLEGSQKSAAFKIILDKTSIEIFYNNGEKVMTEIFFLNKPFSALSISSKEKIEINNFKIQELNFSKSH; from the coding sequence ATGAAATCAAAGAAACATCTGCCGTTAGCTCTTTATAGTGCTGCCTTACTGTCGATAGTAGGATTAAAACCGTCTTCTGCAACTGCACAAACTTCTGCCGTAACTGTATCGAACACCGCGGAAGAACAAATGTATCGCCCAAATTTTCATTTTACGCCAAAAAAAGGTTGGATGAACGATCCTAACGGAATGTTTTTCGCCAATGGATATTATCATTTGTTTTACCAGCATTATCCTGATGGAAATACATGGGGACCAATGCATTGGGGACATGCCATTTCTAAAGATTTAATTAAATGGGAAGAACAGCCAATTGCGCTTTACCCAGATAAAGACAAATATATATTTTCAGGAAGTGCCGTTGTCGACACCCACAACACATCTGGATTAGGAACTGGAAAAGCAGCTCCGATTGTTGCCATTTATACTTTGCATGATATGACAAAGGAAAAAGCAGGCAAAATTGATGTGGAACAGCAGGATATTGCTTTTTCTAATGATAACGGTTTTACATGGCAGAAATTTGAGGAAGGAAATCCTGTCGTGAAAAACCCTGGAATTAGAGATTTTAGAGATCCAAAAGTATCTTGGGATGAAACTCATAAGCAATGGATTATGGCTTTGGCAGCTCAGGATCGAATTCATTTTTACAAATCAGCGAATCTAAAAAACTGGGAATTTGCATCTGAATTTGGAAAAAATATTGGTGCTCATGGAGGTGTTTGGGAATGTCCTGATTTCTTCGAAATAAAAGTAGAAGGTACAAAAGAAACCAAATGGGTTTTAATCGTAAATCTTAATCCGGGCGGACCAAACGGAGGTTCCGGAGTTCAATATTTTGTTGGGGATTTTGATGGCAAAACTTTTACAATGGACACTACTTTTGCTGAAAGAGTAAATAATGAAAAAGCAGTCTGGGCAGATTATGGAAAAGATAATTATGCCGGAGTAACGTGGAATAATGTTCCAACTTCAGACGGAAGAAGACTGTTTATCGGATGGATGTCAAACTGGGATTATGCACAGCAGGTTCCAACAACAACATGGAGAAGCAGTACGACGATTCCGCGCGAATTGAAATTGGTAAAAAAAGGAAACCATTATAATTTGGTTAGCACTCCGGTGAAAGAAATTAATAATTATGTTTCTAAAACCATTAAAACAAAAAGTGCAAACGGTAAGGGAACTTTAAGTTTAATAGAAAATGGTAAAATTGACCTTACTCAGGCAATTTTAAGTTTAGATTTAAAAAACTTAAAACAGGAAGATTACACTTTTACACTTTCAAATACAAATGGAGAATCTTTAAGTTTCGGTTTAAACAACAAAGAAAATTATTTGTTTGTTGATCGTTCTAAAGCCGGTAAAATTGATTTCTCAGATAAGTTTGCTTTACCAGTAAGCAAAGCATTTTTGGAAGGAAGCCAAAAAAGTGCCGCTTTTAAAATTATTCTGGATAAAACCTCAATTGAAATATTCTACAATAATGGCGAAAAAGTGATGACGGAAATCTTTTTTCTAAATAAACCATTCTCAGCTTTATCTATTTCTTCGAAAGAAAAAATAGAGATAAACAATTTTAAAATTCAAGAACTAAATTTTTCTAAAAGTCATTAA
- a CDS encoding substrate-binding domain-containing protein, whose protein sequence is MYQFVKYILMLILASLSLISCKQKQGDKIRVGFSQAMTTDDWRKQMNSSIKIEASLRPEVDLTIKDANNNVDKQIEDIERFISNKVDVIIVSPIQSKPLTAVVEKSIKAGIPVLVVDRKIEGESYTAYLGADNIEIGRIAGRYIISHSKASGNIIEITGASGSSPAYERTLGFNQIINENKRFKIVNTIQGDWEKESVKAPLKAILLQNPNVEYIFAHNDRMALSAWETAKTLGLEKKIKFIGVDALNSVNGGIELVKSGVLDGTILYPTGGNEALKLALKMYNKESISRNNILNTIVIDKNNAEIIENQMDKVDQQQLVIESQQGAIKVQEREYASQNNLVRLLSFFLVIILSLTIYSIYSTISISKKKKQLERINQTVIDQNNEIQEMAQIAAKSNEAKLNFFTGLSHEFKTPITLIMSYVESLIENDKIKGTALIDEVKLIHKNSNRLLRLINQLLDFRKIEEQKFTLRASNTKIYDFTNEVMINFKGEAARRNIDFQLSCKNKNMELFIDRGLMDKVYFNLLSNAFKFTPDNGKISISIVENQDNTVKIHFKDSGIGIPDDELSNVFDPFFRASNNNKNSSGIGLHLSKEFVLLHQGTIELKSKQGSEFVITLLKGNSHLQPSEIIQKVESLTSIPNLITDNLNIEPDLKESNTISDSEKHSLLIIEDNVDLVNFLKAKLSNEYVVYNSDGSDAIEKALEIIPDIIICDINLVDKDGYEISKELKKDLRSSHIPIIILTAQSNKESVLKGLQSGVDQYLTKPFSLSILKQSLSSLLFNREKLRYYYTNNIYRVEPESKFGNQEQSFITKMNDIIKKNVENPKFSVEDLADKLGVSRVQLYRKVKAIIGINISDHINNVKLEKAAELLKSNDMNISEIAYSLGFSSPNYFSTAFKNKFGISPKEYKTTS, encoded by the coding sequence ATGTATCAATTTGTAAAATATATTTTGATGCTCATTTTGGCATCTTTAAGTTTAATATCCTGTAAACAAAAACAGGGAGACAAAATTAGAGTTGGTTTCTCACAGGCGATGACGACGGACGATTGGCGCAAGCAAATGAACAGTTCAATAAAAATTGAAGCTTCTTTGCGACCTGAAGTCGATTTGACAATCAAAGACGCCAATAATAATGTCGATAAACAAATCGAAGATATCGAGCGTTTTATTTCTAATAAAGTGGATGTTATTATTGTATCGCCAATTCAGTCCAAACCTTTAACGGCAGTTGTCGAAAAATCAATAAAAGCAGGAATTCCTGTTCTTGTTGTCGATCGAAAAATTGAAGGAGAAAGTTACACAGCTTATCTCGGAGCAGATAATATTGAAATTGGACGAATCGCCGGTCGCTACATTATCTCGCACAGTAAAGCTTCTGGCAATATTATAGAAATTACAGGCGCCAGCGGATCATCTCCGGCTTACGAAAGAACGCTTGGTTTCAATCAGATTATCAACGAGAATAAGCGTTTTAAAATTGTAAATACCATTCAGGGCGATTGGGAAAAAGAATCAGTTAAAGCGCCTTTAAAGGCCATTCTTCTGCAAAATCCAAATGTTGAATATATCTTCGCTCATAACGACAGAATGGCTTTAAGCGCCTGGGAAACTGCTAAAACCCTGGGACTTGAAAAGAAAATAAAGTTTATTGGTGTGGATGCCTTAAACTCCGTAAATGGTGGTATTGAGTTGGTAAAAAGTGGCGTTCTTGATGGAACGATTTTATACCCAACCGGAGGAAACGAGGCTCTAAAACTGGCATTGAAAATGTACAACAAAGAATCGATTTCCAGAAACAATATCTTAAATACGATTGTTATTGATAAAAACAATGCTGAAATTATCGAAAACCAAATGGATAAAGTCGATCAACAGCAATTGGTAATCGAATCACAGCAAGGTGCTATTAAAGTTCAGGAAAGAGAATATGCTTCGCAGAATAATTTGGTAAGATTGCTTAGCTTTTTTCTTGTAATTATTTTGAGCTTAACGATTTACAGTATTTATTCTACAATTTCGATTTCAAAAAAGAAAAAACAATTAGAAAGAATTAATCAAACGGTAATTGACCAAAACAATGAAATTCAGGAAATGGCTCAGATTGCAGCTAAAAGCAACGAAGCAAAACTGAATTTCTTCACCGGACTTTCGCATGAATTTAAAACTCCTATCACTTTAATAATGAGTTATGTGGAATCTTTAATAGAAAATGATAAAATTAAAGGAACTGCATTGATTGACGAAGTTAAATTAATCCATAAAAATTCTAACCGCTTATTGCGATTAATTAATCAATTGTTAGATTTCAGAAAAATCGAAGAGCAAAAATTTACTTTAAGAGCTTCCAATACTAAGATTTACGATTTTACGAATGAAGTCATGATTAATTTCAAAGGTGAAGCTGCGCGCAGAAATATTGATTTTCAGTTAAGCTGTAAAAACAAAAATATGGAACTGTTTATTGATCGCGGTTTAATGGATAAAGTGTATTTTAATTTATTGTCAAATGCGTTTAAATTTACGCCGGATAATGGTAAAATTAGTATTTCAATTGTCGAAAATCAGGATAATACGGTAAAGATACATTTTAAAGATTCCGGAATTGGAATTCCTGACGATGAGCTTTCAAATGTTTTTGATCCATTTTTCAGGGCTTCAAATAATAATAAAAATAGTTCAGGAATTGGTTTGCATTTGTCTAAAGAGTTTGTGCTTTTGCATCAGGGAACTATTGAACTGAAATCTAAACAAGGGAGCGAATTTGTAATTACTTTATTAAAAGGAAACAGTCATTTGCAGCCTAGTGAAATTATTCAGAAAGTCGAAAGCCTGACCAGTATTCCGAATTTAATTACCGATAATTTAAACATAGAACCCGATTTAAAAGAATCAAATACGATTTCAGATTCTGAAAAACATTCGCTGCTAATTATTGAAGACAATGTAGATTTGGTTAATTTTCTAAAAGCAAAACTTTCCAATGAATATGTAGTTTACAATTCTGACGGAAGCGATGCCATTGAAAAAGCATTGGAAATTATTCCGGACATTATTATTTGCGATATTAATTTAGTTGATAAAGATGGTTACGAAATTAGCAAAGAACTAAAGAAAGACCTTCGTTCCTCACATATTCCTATTATAATTCTAACGGCGCAAAGTAACAAAGAATCTGTTTTAAAAGGCTTGCAGAGTGGAGTAGATCAATATTTGACAAAACCTTTTAGCCTTTCAATTCTAAAACAATCTCTATCGAGTTTGCTTTTCAATAGAGAAAAACTACGCTATTATTACACCAATAATATTTACAGAGTTGAACCTGAATCTAAGTTTGGAAATCAGGAACAGTCCTTTATTACCAAAATGAATGACATTATTAAAAAGAATGTTGAGAATCCAAAGTTTTCGGTTGAAGATTTGGCGGATAAATTGGGTGTTTCGAGAGTTCAGCTGTATAGAAAAGTGAAAGCAATTATCGGAATTAATATTAGCGATCATATTAATAATGTCAAATTAGAGAAAGCAGCAGAGCTTTTGAAGTCAAATGACATGAATATTTCTGAAATTGCCTACTCGTTAGGTTTCTCTTCTCCAAACTATTTTTCTACAGCTTTTAAGAATAAATTTGGAATTTCTCCTAAAGAATATAAAACGACCAGCTAA